In Deltaproteobacteria bacterium, one DNA window encodes the following:
- a CDS encoding type II secretion system F family protein has translation MAVYHWQGVSPKGETLKGEMEATSREAVIIRLRTQRIQPNTARIKEKGKGLDFEIRMPAIGSEVKTRDIVIFTRQFATMIDAGLPIMQCLHILAAQTDSKAFRKVLGQVKDDVEAGTTLADSIRKHPKVFSDLFTSLVQAGEIGGILDTILVRLANYLEKAAKLKSKIKGAMIYPSCIVAAAILVTTILLIWVIPVFADVFKSFGHRLPAPTEFVMALSEFTIAHIWYLIAAPIIATVVIRSAYRTEKGRFAIDRTMLKVPVFGALIRKSAVARFTRTLGTLISSGVPILDALNITARTAGNKVVEKAIFTARTSISSGRTIAEPLTESKVFPPMVCQMIAVGETTGALDSMLQKIADFYEDEVDNTVANLMSLLEPAVILFLGVVIGGLVISMYLPIFQLGAVME, from the coding sequence ATGGCGGTCTATCACTGGCAAGGGGTCTCGCCCAAGGGCGAGACGCTCAAAGGCGAGATGGAGGCGACGAGCCGCGAGGCCGTCATCATCCGTCTCCGGACGCAGCGCATCCAGCCGAACACGGCGCGCATCAAGGAGAAGGGCAAGGGTCTCGACTTCGAGATCCGCATGCCGGCGATCGGCTCCGAGGTGAAGACCCGGGACATCGTCATCTTCACGCGCCAGTTCGCCACCATGATCGACGCCGGGCTGCCGATCATGCAGTGCCTGCACATCCTCGCCGCACAGACGGACTCGAAGGCGTTCCGCAAGGTCCTCGGGCAGGTGAAGGACGACGTCGAGGCCGGCACGACGCTCGCGGACTCGATCCGCAAGCACCCGAAGGTCTTCAGCGACCTCTTCACGAGCCTGGTCCAGGCCGGCGAGATCGGCGGCATCCTCGACACGATCCTCGTTCGTCTGGCGAACTACCTCGAGAAGGCCGCCAAGCTGAAGAGCAAGATCAAGGGCGCCATGATCTACCCGTCGTGCATCGTGGCGGCGGCGATCCTGGTCACGACGATCCTCCTCATCTGGGTGATCCCGGTCTTCGCGGACGTCTTCAAGAGCTTCGGACACCGGCTTCCGGCGCCCACCGAGTTCGTCATGGCCCTCTCTGAATTCACGATCGCGCACATCTGGTACCTCATCGCCGCGCCGATCATCGCCACCGTCGTGATCCGCTCGGCCTATCGCACCGAGAAGGGCCGCTTCGCGATCGACCGCACGATGCTCAAGGTGCCGGTCTTCGGGGCGCTCATCCGGAAGTCGGCAGTCGCCCGCTTCACCCGGACGCTCGGCACGCTCATCTCGTCAGGAGTCCCGATTCTCGACGCCCTCAACATCACCGCCCGCACGGCGGGCAACAAGGTGGTCGAGAAGGCGATCTTCACGGCGCGCACCAGCATCTCGAGCGGCCGCACGATCGCCGAGCCGCTCACCGAGAGCAAGGTATTCCCGCCCATGGTCTGCCAGATGATCGCCGTCGGGGAGACGACCGGCGCCCTCGACAGCATGCTGCAGAAGATCGCGGACTTCTATGAGGACGAGGTGGACAACACGGTGGCGAACCTCATGTCCCTGCTCGAGCCGGCGGTCATCCTCTTCCTCGGCGTCGTGATCGGCGGCCTGGTGATCTCGATGTACCTGCCGATCTTCCAGCTCGGCGCGGTGATGGAGTGA